The genomic interval TGAGAATGGCTTCAATTTGCTGTTTAAAACGATGTTCAAGGGTGTAGTCAACCAGGCTATTGGTCGTGCGCAGGGTGCAGCCGCCTTCGGCCAGTTGTTCATTGCTTTTGACCACCCAATCGGATTCATGTTGCTCTGCCAGTTCGTTGACGAGTTCCACATGCTGAGGGTTCACTTCTATGACGATGCGCTCACTGGGATTGGGTAATGCCGATACCGCTTTGGCAACGATGGCCTGAATCAGCTCAGGCGACATTGAGAGTTCCCGGAGAACCAGGTTTTTTGTCAACCGCATTACCAGACTAACCAATGCCTGGTCCAGCTCGGTTCGCTCGGATTGCAATTGCTCATCAAGCTGAGTCAGCAGGATGGCAAAGGTCATCCGTAACTGATCCATTTCTGCCTGGGCATCTTTAAGCCCCTGCTCGTGGCCCAGTTTCCGTCCACGCTCAATGCCCTGCTCCACGCCTTCCGGCAAACCCTGTTCGCGGCCTTCCTGCAAACCTTTTTGCAGACCTTCCTCATGGCCTTTTTTCAGCCCTTCCTGCCAGCCTTCCTGCCAAGCCTGATCCCGAATATCCTGTAATTCGCGGGCAGTCGGCAGGCGTAGTTCCTCTTCCGGCTCCAGTTCGGTATTTTCTACCGCTTCAGAGGTCAGGGGCTGCGCCGCTTTCTCTACGGGTTTACCGTTTTTATCCCATTTGGGCAGAGCCCAGGTTTCAACGTTATGTGTCTGCCGTTGTTTCAATGTCACGATGCCTTAAGGTTGTTTGGCCGCCATATACAGAT from Gynuella sunshinyii YC6258 carries:
- a CDS encoding FliH/SctL family protein, which encodes MKQRQTHNVETWALPKWDKNGKPVEKAAQPLTSEAVENTELEPEEELRLPTARELQDIRDQAWQEGWQEGLKKGHEEGLQKGLQEGREQGLPEGVEQGIERGRKLGHEQGLKDAQAEMDQLRMTFAILLTQLDEQLQSERTELDQALVSLVMRLTKNLVLRELSMSPELIQAIVAKAVSALPNPSERIVIEVNPQHVELVNELAEQHESDWVVKSNEQLAEGGCTLRTTNSLVDYTLEHRFKQQIEAILTEADLNPDVLMKILQDPAELLTDEVQELVMEQTLVEPVEADAEPDHRAQQVLSPGYGTPTPGQESTLDQGTPTLGQEASPSDQETPTPGQESTPDHGTPTPALEASASDQGTPTPGQESTPDQGTPTSEQEASTPDQGTPTPGQESTSDQGTPTPGQESTSDQGTPTPGQESTPDQGTPTLGQEASAPDQGTPTSQEVHERMGMPASGGMPGVDEDEQAADDVREAADHET